The Anaerolineales bacterium region TCCGCCAGATGATTCAGGCGATGCGGATTATAGCCAATATCCCCGCGCTGGCAATATCCTCTGCAGACGGAAAGCCCGCTTCTTTCCTCCGTTCAACCTGCCTCGCCAACCCGACGCGTTATCTCACCTTCGGAATCCACCTCGGCACGGATCGGCAATACTCCTCATACGCCGCGCCGAATTGATTTCGCAGAATCGGCTCTTCGACGATGAGGATGAGAACATGGAACGCAAGGAAAAACAAGAACGCGTAGACTATCGCCAGCGTCGAGCCGAACCACAGGATGAGCCCGAACTGCACCATCAACGCGCCGAGGTAGATCGGATTCCGCACGTAGCGATACCATCCCGCAATGACCAACTCCTTCGGCGGGTCGAGGTGCGCCGGCGTGCCGCGTCCACGGCGGATGATGTCCATGGAGCATTGGACGATGATCAGCGCGCCGAGAATCCAAAGCGGGAAAGCCAGATAACGGAAAATCCCTAAATCGAACATTTGAGTCCGCGCGGACAGTTGATACGGCAAATAGACCGTAAACACCCCGTGCATAAATCCCATGTAGAGTATTGTTTTGAGTGTGTTCATTTGGGTTTGGTGGGGGCGGACCTGCGCGTCCGCCCTGATGCGGATTATTTCAATCGCGGAATCCACCTCGGCACTCGTTGACAATACGCCTCATAC contains the following coding sequences:
- a CDS encoding isoprenylcysteine carboxylmethyltransferase family protein; the protein is MNTLKTILYMGFMHGVFTVYLPYQLSARTQMFDLGIFRYLAFPLWILGALIIVQCSMDIIRRGRGTPAHLDPPKELVIAGWYRYVRNPIYLGALMVQFGLILWFGSTLAIVYAFLFFLAFHVLILIVEEPILRNQFGAAYEEYCRSVPRWIPKVR